Proteins encoded by one window of Sciurus carolinensis chromosome 12, mSciCar1.2, whole genome shotgun sequence:
- the LOC124961816 gene encoding LOW QUALITY PROTEIN: la-related protein 7-like (The sequence of the model RefSeq protein was modified relative to this genomic sequence to represent the inferred CDS: inserted 1 base in 1 codon; deleted 2 bases in 2 codons; substituted 1 base at 1 genomic stop codon), with protein METDSGKQKIMEESTEKKKDVEKKKQSRVKQVLEDISKQVDFWFGDANLHKDRFLXEQMEKSRDGYVDISLLVSFNKMKKLTTDGKLIARALKSSAVVELDLEGTRIRRKKPLGERPKDEDERTVYVELLPKNVNHSWIERVFGKCGNVVYISIPHYKSTGDPKGFAFVEFETKEQAAKAIEFLNNPPEEAPRKPSIFPKTVKNKPIPGLGVAEEKKKKKKKKRRIKKEDNVQAKELNMDISNESICKMKRSRTASEGSETEITPEPQKQPTKKKKKWEREVSSLPEGKTGKRKRSSSEDAEYLATRSKVKKMAQKDIKKEASEVSKENRDLEFSTEEEKDGGDIKDGSLLKTKRKHKKKTXKRDKMGEVIPLRVLSKSEWMDLKKEYLALQKASMASLKKTISQIKSESGMETDQGVPNNSGMRNEKACSQENHPQEKVNAQGPQFVSGVIVKIISTEPRPGRKQVQDTLAAISEVVYVDLLEGDTECHVRFKTPKDAQAVMNAYIEIKKKLCWKLEVLSGDHEQRYWRKILVDRQAKLNQPREKKRGTEKLITKAEKIRLAKTQQASKNIRFSEYD; from the exons ATGGAAACTGACAGTGGAAAGCAAAAGATAATGGAAGaaagcactgagaaaaaaaaagatgtagagaaaaagaaacagtctcGGGTTAAACAGGTGCTTGAAGATATTTCTAAGCAAGTGGACTTCTGGTTTGGGGATGCTAATCTGCACAAAGACAGATTTCTATGAGAGCAAATGGAAAAATCTAGAGATGGATATGTCGATATTTCACTTCTGGtgtcttttaataaaatgaagaagttGACTACGGATGGGAAGTTAATTGCCAGAGCACTGAAAAGTTCAGCTGTTGTAGAGCTGGACTTAGAAGGCACCAGAATCAGGAGAAAAAAGCCTCTGGGTGAAAGACCAAAGGATGAGGATGAGCGTACAGTGTATGTGGAGTTACTTCCCAAAAATGTTAATCACAGCTGGATTGAAAGAGTATTTGGGAAATGTGGCAATGTGGTTTATATAAGTATACCACATTATAAATCTACTGGAGATCCAAAGGGATTTGCCTTTGtggaatttgaaacaaaagagcAAGCAGCAAAAGCTATTGAGTTTCTTAACAACCCACCGGAAGAAGCGCCAAGAAAACCAAGCATATTTCCCAAGACAGTGAAAAATAAGCCTATTCCAGGATTAGGAGTagctgaggaaaagaaaaagaaaaagaagaagaaacgcCGGATTAAGAAGGAAGACAATGTGCaagcaaaagaattaaatatgGACATAAGCAACGAGagcatctgtaaaatgaaaaggtCAAGGACAGCATCTGAGGGTTCCGAAACAGAAATAACACCTGAACCTCAAAAGCAgcccacaaagaaaaagaaaaaatgggaaagagaagtgTCCAGCTTACCTGAAGGCAAAACAGGGAAAAGAAAGCGAAGCAGTTCTGAAGATGCAGAGTACTTAGCTACCAGAtctaaagtaaagaaaatggctcaaaaagacattaaaaaggaAGCATCCgaagtttcaaaagaaaacagagactTAGAATTCtctacagaagaggaaaaggatgGTGGAGATATAAAAGATGGTTCTCtactaaaaacaaagagaaagcataagaaaaaaa taaagagaGACAAAATGGGAGAAGTTATACCGTTGAGAGTACTGTCTAAGAGCGAAtggatggattta aaaaaagagtatttggCACTACAAAAAGCCAGCatggcttctttaaaaaaaactatatcccaaataaaatcagaatcagGAATGGAGACAGACCAAGGAGTTCCTAATAACTCTggaatgagaaatgaaaaagcCTGCAGTCAAGAGAATCACCCTCAGGAGAAGGTTAATGCTCAGGGACCACAGTTTGTGAGTGGAGTGATTGTGAAGATCATTAGCACAGAACCTCGACCTGGCAGAAAACAAGTTCAGGACACTTTGGCCGCAATCTCAGAAGTTGTTTATGTTGATTTGCTAGAAGGAGATACAGAATGCCATGTCAGATTTAAAACTCCCAAGGATGCTCAAGCAGTAATGAATGcatatattgaaattaaaaaaaagctcTGCTGGAAACTCGAGGTCCTTTCTGGTGATCACGAACAA AGGTATTGGCGGAAGATTCTGGTAGATAGACAGGCCAAACTTAATCAGcctagggaaaagaaaagaggcacTGAGAAGTTAATCACCAAAGCTGAAAAGATCAGACTGGCAAAGACTCAACAAGCAAGtaaaaatattagattttctgaatatgattga